Proteins from a genomic interval of Kribbella aluminosa:
- a CDS encoding threonine/serine ThrE exporter family protein: MEPDEQREVYATIDLALRVGEVLLSSGAGTADATATILGVAAAGGLRGCEVDITFTSMAVSYQEAPDVAPETHIRLVRYRSQDFSRLTDVDRLVRRFARGDLNREEASRELARLTSAGPPYPRWSAVLAWGVMAGGATLLLGGGWLITLVAVLTAIVIEVNNRWFNRQRLPAFYQQVAGAFVATAVALVLYAVHAPVKPSLVVAAGIIMLLAGIALTGAVQDAITGYYVTAAARSLEAMLLTGGIIAGVSLGLALGVRFGLSVGVEAQTIQLANLPLMVISGAVMAVAFAFASYAPLRALLPIAVMGALGSLVFTLMSRAEFGPAWSTAVAAFVVGIGSYSLGRRTGVPPLVVVVSGSIPLLPGLTIYRGLYELMARSNIFGIVSLATAVAIGVALASGLILGEYVAQPIRREARRLEDRLAGPRLVGPRRPVRRRTKRPRRRRRAG, encoded by the coding sequence ATGGAGCCTGACGAGCAGCGGGAGGTCTACGCCACCATCGACCTGGCGTTGCGGGTCGGTGAGGTGCTGCTGTCCAGCGGCGCCGGTACGGCGGACGCGACCGCGACGATCCTCGGCGTCGCCGCGGCCGGCGGCCTGCGCGGGTGCGAGGTCGACATCACCTTCACCTCGATGGCCGTCTCGTACCAGGAGGCACCGGACGTCGCGCCCGAGACCCACATCCGGCTGGTCCGGTACCGGTCGCAGGACTTCTCCCGGCTGACCGACGTCGACCGGCTGGTACGGCGGTTCGCGCGCGGCGACCTTAACCGCGAGGAGGCGTCCCGCGAGCTGGCCCGGCTGACGTCCGCGGGACCGCCGTACCCGCGGTGGAGTGCGGTGCTCGCGTGGGGCGTGATGGCCGGCGGCGCGACGCTGCTGCTCGGCGGCGGCTGGCTGATCACGCTGGTGGCGGTGCTGACCGCGATCGTCATCGAGGTGAACAACCGCTGGTTCAACCGGCAGCGGCTGCCCGCGTTCTACCAGCAGGTGGCCGGGGCGTTCGTCGCGACCGCGGTCGCGCTGGTGCTGTACGCCGTCCACGCGCCGGTCAAACCGTCGCTGGTCGTTGCCGCGGGCATCATCATGCTGCTGGCCGGGATCGCCCTCACCGGTGCTGTCCAGGACGCGATCACCGGGTACTACGTGACCGCGGCGGCCCGGAGCCTCGAGGCGATGCTGCTCACCGGCGGGATCATCGCGGGTGTCTCCCTCGGACTCGCGCTCGGCGTCCGGTTCGGGCTCAGCGTCGGGGTCGAGGCGCAGACGATCCAGCTGGCGAACCTGCCGTTGATGGTGATCTCCGGCGCGGTGATGGCGGTCGCGTTCGCGTTCGCGTCGTACGCACCGCTGCGCGCGCTGCTGCCGATCGCGGTCATGGGCGCGCTCGGGTCGCTGGTGTTCACGCTGATGAGCCGCGCCGAGTTCGGTCCGGCGTGGTCGACGGCGGTCGCGGCGTTCGTGGTCGGGATCGGCAGCTACTCGCTCGGCCGCCGCACCGGCGTACCGCCGCTGGTCGTGGTGGTGTCCGGCTCGATCCCGCTGCTGCCCGGCCTCACCATCTACCGCGGCCTGTACGAGCTGATGGCGCGCAGCAACATCTTCGGCATCGTCAGCCTGGCCACCGCGGTGGCCATCGGCGTCGCGCTGGCCTCCGGGCTGATCCTCGGCGAGTACGTCGCCCAGCCGATCCGCCGCGAGGCCCGCCGCCTGGAGGACCGCCTGGCCGGCCCCCGCCTGGTGGGCCCGCGCCGCCCGGTCCGCCGCCGTACGAAACGCCCTCGCCGGCGACGCCGCGCGGGCTAG